The Breoghania sp. L-A4 sequence TGACCGTCAGCCGCTGATCGCCGATTTCCCCGAAACCACCCTTCAACTGTCCGATGGTCTCGTTGAACCGCTCACCCAGCCCGATCAGCCGGTCTTCCTCGCCATCATCGCACGCCATTCTGTAGTTGCGGCCATTGATCGTTACGGTCACCTGCGCCATGCGGCTTACCCTCCATGGGTTTCAAGAACGGTGCGGATGGATTCCATGGCGGAAACCAGACGCCGCGAGACTTCCTTGTTGGCGCTTTCGAGCCGGTCCGATCGTCCTTCGGAGGTGTCCAGCGTCTCGGCGAGCCGCGCGCGGTCCTCGCCCAGCCGCTGCAGCTCATCCTGCAGCGCCGCCACGGTCGTGTCGCTGTCGAGCCGCCGGTTGACAGCCGCTTCAAGCTGTCCGATCGCGGCGGACAGGCGGGTGAAGGCCGCGTCGAGTTTGCTGGATTGCGTCATGATCTACCCCGGCGGCCTGCTGCAACCATCGCCACTGTCGTCCTGTCTTCAGCCGTACGCGGTCGCCTGGGTCTATCGGCCGCTCCCGCGCCATCCATGCCGTCCCGGGCCGGGCGTGGCACCGATTCCCTGACACAAGGCGCACGTCGCAACCCGAAGACCCGAACCGGCAATCCGGCACGCATCCCATTCGAATATCACGATCCGCTTCGAAAGTGCATGAAGATCTATCCGGCATCCTCTTGCGAAGCCTAGGCTCAGGAGAATTACCACGTCAATGCCGGTGCGGCGGCTGCCCATAGGGAAGCCATTGAATCTCTGCTGCGGCGCCCGGTTGCATTGACTCGGCAAAGGTTCCTGCTATTTGTCGTGCGCCTCGCGGCAGGCGCTCACGCCAGACCGCGATTTCACCGGGCGCACGCCAGCTGCCCAAGCGACAGGACCTCGGACGAAAGCGTCGGCCGTACGGGCCGGTCCGTGCGACGGGAACCAAATGACCGATCTTCAAAAACACAACCGGATGGCCAATGCGATCCGCTTTCTCGCCATCGATGCCGTCGAGCAGGCCAAGTCCGGACACCCCGGGCTGCCCATGGGCGCCGCCGACATTGCCACCGTGCTGTTCAC is a genomic window containing:
- a CDS encoding DUF4164 domain-containing protein produces the protein MTQSSKLDAAFTRLSAAIGQLEAAVNRRLDSDTTVAALQDELQRLGEDRARLAETLDTSEGRSDRLESANKEVSRRLVSAMESIRTVLETHGG